One Xiphophorus couchianus chromosome 1, X_couchianus-1.0, whole genome shotgun sequence genomic region harbors:
- the LOC114159298 gene encoding general transcription factor II-I repeat domain-containing protein 2, with protein MAKRKVDTENRGFQTRWESEYMFTEVAGKPVCLLCGESVAVLKEYNLRRHYETKHADKNKNMDMEQRLQKAEELKRGLKSRQALFKKAKSQGQAAVKASFILAEEIAKSARPFTEGDFIKNCMIKVCDEVCPEKRQLFLNVSLSRNTIAERVVQLSINLKEQLVKKGKDFIAYSLAVDESADISDIAQLSIFIRGVDSSLSVTEELLALRPMHGTTTGHDLYEEVSRCVNEMELPWEKLVGLTTDGAPAMCGHRSGLVAKIREKMQEENATGELTAYHCIIHQEALCGKALKMEHVMSIITRAVNFIRAKGLNHRQFKVFLTELETEHGDLPYHTEVRWLSQGKVLQRCFELREEICLFLDSKGKDTTQLRDEMFLCEMAFLCDITSHLNTMNLQLQGRDRVISDMYSTVKAFKTKLTLWETQMRKENLSHFPSCQTMKEKLSTSAFPSAQFADKIGMLSADFRRRFADFEAQKNRFELLGNPFGVDVESSPPNLQMELIDLQCNDALRAKYAAVGAAEFARFLPDTMPQLRIQAAQTLSMFGSTYLCEQLFSLMNLNKTSHRSRLTAEHLHSILRISSAQSLTPNIDELVEKMGHHQVSPSTSNK; from the coding sequence atggcaaaaaggAAGGTGGACACTGAGAACCGGGGGTTTCAAACAAGGTGGGAGTCGGAGTATATGTTCACGGAGGTAGCTGGAAAACCTGTGTGTCTTCTGTGTGGAGAAAGTGTGGCGGTACTGAAAGAGTATAATCTGAGACGACATTATGAAACGAAACACGCggacaaaaacaagaatatgGACATGGAACAAAGGCTACAGAAGGCCGAGGAATTAAAACGAGGCCTCAAATCTCGACAGGCTCTGTTCAAAAAAGCCAAATCACAAGGCCAGGCTGCTGTCAAGGCCAGTTTTATTTTGGCAGAAGAGATCGCTAAATCAGCCCGGCCATTTACGGAGGGGGATTTCATCAAAAACTGTATGATTAAAGTTTGTGACGAAGTTTGCCCAGAAAAAAGGCAactctttttaaatgtgagtCTGAGCAGAAACACCATTGCCGAGCGAGTAGTCCAGTTGTCCATCAATCTAAAAGAGCAGCTTGTGAAAAAGGGAAAAGATTTCATCGCATATTCCTTGGCTGTGGATGAGAGCGCCGACATTTCTGACATTGCCCAGTTGTCAATTTTCATCCGCGGAGTGGACTCCAGCCTAAGCGTGACAGAGGAGTTGTTGGCTTTACGTCCTATGCATGGCACAACTACGGGGCATGATTTGTATGAAGAGGTGTCAAGATGTGTAAATGAGATGGAGCTGCCTTGGGAAAAACTCGTGGGTTTGACAACCGACGGAGCACCTGCGATGTGTGGACACAGGAGCGGACTGGTGGCGAAGATACGGGAAAAGATGCAAGAGGAAAACGCGACAGGTGAGCTGACAGCTTATCATTGTATCATACACCAGGAAGCGTTGTGTGGTAAAGCCTTAAAAATGGAACATGTAATGAGCATCATCACACGCGCAGTTAACTTTATCAGAGCCAAAGGTTTAAATCACCGCCAGTTCAAGGTATTTCTGACGGAGTTAGAAACGGAGCATGGTGATTTGCCTTATCACACAGAGGTGCGATGGTTAAGCCAGGGAAAGGTGCTCCAAAGATGTTTCGAGCTGCGTGAGGAGATTTGTCTGTTCTTGGACAGCAAAGGGAAAGACACAACACAACTCCGAGACgagatgtttctgtgtgaaatgGCTTTTCTGTGTGACATTACAAGTCATCTGAATACAATGAACTTGCAGCTGCAGGGTCGGGATCGTGTCATCTCTGATATGTACAGTACAGTGAAGGcatttaaaaccaaactgaCTCTGTGGGAGACGCAGATGCGGAAAGAAAATTTGAGCCACTTTCCCAGCTGCCAGACCATGAAAGAGAAGCTCTCTACCAGTGCGTTCCCGAGCGCACAGTTTGCTGATAAAATAGGTATGCTTTCCGCTGACTTTCGACGCCGATTTGCTGACTttgaagcacaaaaaaacaggTTTGAACTGCTCGGTAATCCATTTGGTGTTGACGTGGAAAGCTCACCACCAAACCTCCAAATGGAGTTGATTGACCTCCAATGCAATGATGCACTGAGGGCAAAATATGCGGCAGTGGGTGCTGCGGAGTTTGCCCGTTTCCTCCCCGACACAATGCCCCAGCTGCGCATCCAGGCTGCTCAAACGTTGTCTATGTTTGGCAGCACATACCTGTGtgaacaactgttttctttgatgaacctgaacaaaacatcacacagaagtCGACTTACTGCTGAACACCTTCACTCAATTCTGAGGATTTCCTCAGCTCAGAGCCTTACCCCGAACATTGATgaacttgtggaaaagatggGACACCACCAAGTATCACCCTCAACCTCAAACAAGTGA